A portion of the Magnolia sinica isolate HGM2019 chromosome 17, MsV1, whole genome shotgun sequence genome contains these proteins:
- the LOC131230661 gene encoding pectinesterase-like, translated as MDCKLMSFLYLFSLLLFLCCPSHADLSPSITPIAPDTACNSTPYPYFCISVLPHDGESNLYDYGRFSIRHSLSAARKFTKLIDHYLKQRSTLSETAIRALEDCRLLSSLNKDFLISAAATLNSTNNLLNVETDEVQTFLSAIITNQLTCLDGVRSTAAAWSIKNSLYTPLSNDTRLFSVSLALFTRAWVQKRKRARPHPPPGRKLLFLDVEIGRDGRLPLRMSNSNRKIFEMRSGGRLLQLLDDSVLVSEIVVVSKDGTGNFTAINDAVAAATINTDITDGYFLIYVVEGEYEEYVTIAKNKKNLMMIGDGINRTVITGNHSFIDGWTTFNSATFAVVGQGFVAIDITFRNTAGAIKHQAVAVRNGADLSAFYSCSFEGYQDTLYTHSLRQFYRECDIYGTIDFIFGNAAVVFQNCNLYARLPLASQANVITAQGRTDPNQNTGTSIHNCRIMASSDLASSSGPTKTYLGRPWKQYSRTVYMQSFMDALIDPTGWQPWDHDFALSTLYYAEYNNTGPGSGTSNRVDWLGYHVINGSDARNFTVSNFILGDSWLTLTGVPYLGGLL; from the exons ATGGATTGCAAGCTCATGTCATTTCTCTACCTGTTCTCTCTCCTGCTCTTCCTCTGCTGTCCATCTCATGCAGACCTATCTCCATCCATCACCCCGATCGCTCCCGACACCGCCTGTAATTCTACCCCTTATCCCTACTTCTGCATTTCTGTCCTCCCCCATGATGGTGAATCCAATCTCTACGACTATGGCCGCTTCTCCATCCGTCACTCTCTATCTGCTGCAAGAAAGTTCACCAAGCTCATTGACCATTATCTCAAGCAACGGTCCACATTGTCCGAAACCGCCATCCGGGCTCTCGAAGATTGCCGCCTTCTATCTAGCctaaataaagatttcttgatatCAGCCGCTGCAACACTTAATTCTACAAACAATCTACTCAATGTAGAAACCGATGAAGTCCAAACATTTCTGAGTGCAATTATCACCAACCAACTAACATGTTTGGATGGTGTCCGATCGACAGCGGCCGCTTGGAGTATCAAGAACAGCCTCTACACCCCTCTTTCCAATGATACCAGGCTGTTCAGTGTCTCACTGGCACTCTTCACACGTGCTTGGGTCCAAAAGAGGAAGAGAGCACGGCCCCATCCGCCTCCTGGCCGGAAACTGTTGTTCTTGGATGTTGAGATTGGGAGAGATGGGAGGTTGCCTTTGAGAATGTCGAACTCAAATCGCAAAATCTTTGAAATGAGAAGCGGGGGTAGGCTTCTTCAGTTGTTGGATGATAGTGTCTTAGTAAGTGAGATTGTGGTTGTGAGTAAAGACGGGACTGGAAACTTCACGGCCATCAATGATGCAGTTGCTGCTGCGACTATCAATACTGATATTACCGATGGATACTTTCTGATTTATGTTGTAGAAGGGGAGTATGAAGAGTACGTAACTATTGCCAAGAACAAGAAGAATTTGATGATGATTGGAGATGGGATCAACCGAACGGTGATCACGGGAAATCACAGCTTCATCGATGGGTGGACCACTTTCAATTCAGCAACCTTCG CTGTAGTCGGCCAAGGATTTGTCGCGATCGACATAACTTTCCGCAACACCGCCGGAGCAATCAAACACCAGGCCGTCGCAGTTCGGAATGGTGCCGACCTATCAGCATTCTACAGCTGCAGCTTTGAAGGTTATCAAGACACCTTATATACACATTCCCTCAGGCAATTCTACAGAGAATGCGACATCTACGGCACCATCGATTTTATATTTGGAAATGCTGCCGTTGTCTTCCAAAACTGCAATCTCTATGCAAGGTTGCCGCTCGCAAGCCAGGCCAATGTGATCACAGCCCAAGGTCGAACGGACCCAAATCAGAATACAGGCACTTCAATTCACAACTGTAGGATCATGGCCAGCTCTGATCTAGCATCCAGCAGTGGACCCACCAAAACATACCTTGGAAGGCCATGGAAGCAATACTCAAGAACTGTGTATATGCAGTCTTTCATGGATGCCTTGATCGATCCGACCGGATGGCAGCCATGGGACCATGACTTTGCTTTGAGTACGCTCTACTACGCCGAGTATAACAACACGGGTCCCGGATCTGGAACCAGTAATAGGGTAGATTGGCTCGGGTATCATGTGATCAATGGCTCTGATGCGAGGAATTTCACCGTATCAAACTTCATATTGGGGGATAGCTGGTTAACTCTGACGGGCGTTCCATACCTTGGTGGCTTGCTATGA
- the LOC131230659 gene encoding auxin transporter-like protein 1 isoform X1: MTGEEMGIGRGGEQRGMEGSNREEKGMEKKATSFQRVWNVAIWHGGSVYDAWLNSVAVQVGSLILTLPYTFAQMGYWFGIGSQFLYGAFGCWSVYLITLFHAEASRRTRATGAIHEKHVLQYHEVISIVAGKTLGNLVLAFNMTALIFVCVLQLIACSSHVYYMNSSWNKRQWLYLFGALAIPTVLLPSVHNFRVASFLGIATTSITSAYMVVAAIQHGQIANVKHQGPKNMVDFFTGATNILFTFGSQIAIELMEAMWKPNKYKYVYICTVLYTYLLTIPNSVAVYWAYGDILLHRSNAFGVLPPSKTKNVCIIAMILHQYVAFLLNANPLFLAWEKVVGVHTSRRFMLRALVRVPVVLVIWFFALAIPFFGPINSIMGAFLVSFSVYIIPGVAFMKAYSKKQLETAEDEIAKCGPLMYWISAIIATWAFVFGFGFGGWASGTNFIRQIQSFGFFDKCYQCPSKH, from the exons ATGACTGGAGAGGAAATGGGGATTGGCCGTGGAGGTGAACAGAGAGGCATGGAAGGAAGCAATAGAGAAGAGAAAGGTATGGAAAAGAAGGCGACGTCGTTTCAGAGAGTTTGGAATGTTGCAATTTGGCATGGTGGCTCTGTTTATGATGCCTGGCTCAATTCAGTTGCTGTTCAg GTTGGATCTTTGATCCTTACCCTACCCTACACCTTTGCTCAAATGGGTTATTGGTTCGGGATTGGTTCCCAGTTTCTTTATGGTGCGTTTGGGTGCTGGAGTGTCTATCTTATCACTCTATTTCACGCCGAGGCTTCACGAAGGACCAGAGCCACTGGTGCCATACATGAAAAACATGTTCTTCAG TACCATGAGGTGATCAGCATAGTAGCTGGAAAGACGCTCGGTAATTTGGTTCTTGCATTCAACATGACTGCTCTGATCTTTGTGTGTGTTTTGCAACTCATAGCATGTTCCAG CCATGTCTACTACATGAACTCAAGCTGGAACAAGCGGCAGTGGCTGTATTTGTTTGGAGCTCTTGCAATTCCAACAGTCCTGTTGCCTTCCGTTCACAATTTTCGTGTTGCTTCATTTCTGGGCATTGCGACAACCAGCATTACTTCAGCCTATATGGTGGTAGCTGCTATTCAGCATGGTCAG ATCGCAAATGTGAAGCATCAAGGACCCAAAAACATGGTGGATTTCTTTACTGGAGCCACCAACATTCTTTTCACGTTCGGAAGCCAAATCGCCAT TGAATTAATGGAGGCCATGTGGAAGCCTAACAAATAcaagtatgtatatatatgtacggTGTTGTACACCTACTTATTAACTATACCGAATTCTGTTGCGGTTTACTGGGCATATGGAGACATCCTACTACACCGATCGAATGCATTCGGTGTTTTGCCCCCCTCAAAGACAAAAAATGTATGCATAATTGCCATGATTTTGCATCAG TATGTAGCATTTCTGCTGAATGCAAACCCATTATTTCTGGCATGGGAAAAAGTCGTTGGAGTTCACACTAGCAGGAGATTTATGCTTAGAGCATTGGTGAGAGTGCCGGTTGTGCTTGTTATCTGGTTTTTCGCATTGGCAATTCCATTTTTTGGACCAATAAACTCCATCATGGGTGCATTCCTTGTTTCCTTCTCGGTCTACATTATTCCAGGTGTTGCTTTTATGAAAGCTTATTCAAAGAAGCAATTAGAAACT GCCGAAGACGAGATCGCAAAATGTGGACCGTTGATGTACTGGATAAGTGCCATTATAGCAACATGGGCATTTGTTTTTGGATTCGGTTTCGGAGGATGGGCGAGTGGGACAAACTTCATTAGGCAAATACAATCATTTGGGTTTTTTGACAAATGTTACCAGTGCCCATCAAAGCATTGA
- the LOC131230659 gene encoding auxin transporter-like protein 4 isoform X2, giving the protein MTGEEMGIGRGGEQRGMEGSNREEKGMEKKATSFQRVWNVAIWHGGSVYDAWLNSVAVQVGSLILTLPYTFAQMGYWFGIGSQFLYGAFGCWSVYLITLFHAEASRRTRATGAIHEKHVLQYHEVISIVAGKTLGNLVLAFNMTALIFVCVLQLIACSSHVYYMNSSWNKRQWLYLFGALAIPTVLLPSVHNFRVASFLGIATTSITSAYMVVAAIQHGQIANVKHQGPKNMVDFFTGATNILFTFGSQIAIELMEAMWKPNKYKYVYICTVLYTYLLTIPNSVAVYWAYGDILLHRSNAFGVLPPSKTKNVCIIAMILHQYVAFLLNANPLFLAWEKVVGVHTSRRFMLRALVLLL; this is encoded by the exons ATGACTGGAGAGGAAATGGGGATTGGCCGTGGAGGTGAACAGAGAGGCATGGAAGGAAGCAATAGAGAAGAGAAAGGTATGGAAAAGAAGGCGACGTCGTTTCAGAGAGTTTGGAATGTTGCAATTTGGCATGGTGGCTCTGTTTATGATGCCTGGCTCAATTCAGTTGCTGTTCAg GTTGGATCTTTGATCCTTACCCTACCCTACACCTTTGCTCAAATGGGTTATTGGTTCGGGATTGGTTCCCAGTTTCTTTATGGTGCGTTTGGGTGCTGGAGTGTCTATCTTATCACTCTATTTCACGCCGAGGCTTCACGAAGGACCAGAGCCACTGGTGCCATACATGAAAAACATGTTCTTCAG TACCATGAGGTGATCAGCATAGTAGCTGGAAAGACGCTCGGTAATTTGGTTCTTGCATTCAACATGACTGCTCTGATCTTTGTGTGTGTTTTGCAACTCATAGCATGTTCCAG CCATGTCTACTACATGAACTCAAGCTGGAACAAGCGGCAGTGGCTGTATTTGTTTGGAGCTCTTGCAATTCCAACAGTCCTGTTGCCTTCCGTTCACAATTTTCGTGTTGCTTCATTTCTGGGCATTGCGACAACCAGCATTACTTCAGCCTATATGGTGGTAGCTGCTATTCAGCATGGTCAG ATCGCAAATGTGAAGCATCAAGGACCCAAAAACATGGTGGATTTCTTTACTGGAGCCACCAACATTCTTTTCACGTTCGGAAGCCAAATCGCCAT TGAATTAATGGAGGCCATGTGGAAGCCTAACAAATAcaagtatgtatatatatgtacggTGTTGTACACCTACTTATTAACTATACCGAATTCTGTTGCGGTTTACTGGGCATATGGAGACATCCTACTACACCGATCGAATGCATTCGGTGTTTTGCCCCCCTCAAAGACAAAAAATGTATGCATAATTGCCATGATTTTGCATCAG TATGTAGCATTTCTGCTGAATGCAAACCCATTATTTCTGGCATGGGAAAAAGTCGTTGGAGTTCACACTAGCAGGAGATTTATGCTTAGAGCATTG GTGTTGCTTTTATGA